In Rhododendron vialii isolate Sample 1 chromosome 9a, ASM3025357v1, the following are encoded in one genomic region:
- the LOC131300370 gene encoding putative protease Do-like 14, producing the protein MELNGPNRTFSPWKRRRPEYKGSHLITRHSFFEEFDRDIYANMDLDIDTKRAALKVSASVVSLVSLTGGKPFFMGSGTIIESEEVDGTHLSTILTSASLLRSTPESDALPGDIKIDVYLSEGKFLEGQVFSYDFHYNIAAIRIKTELALPSATLRILDDSISAVPSAISESFQLRPHSDVFNLCPGDMVVAVGRYFEKPNDLMSAPGKFSLDCIKFDCKELFRTNCQISKCGIGGPLVNRYGEVIGVNFYDSLCTPFLPINIVVKCLEHFKIYGRFCRPWLGMEMTNLHAGSLGILDKIKQKFPNISKGVLVEEVIEGSPAECSGICSGDVIIQCGNKDVRSFLEFYGMMLEQTGEFVELVVVRETSGQRLQITVTANETRPDKFYRWPLPEKREVCVGCIR; encoded by the exons ATGGAGCTTAATGGTCCAAATCGAACCTTTAGTCCTTGGAAACGGCGACGCCCAGAATACAAGGGTAG CCACTTAATTACCCGCCATTCATTTTTCGAGGAGTTTGATCGAGACATCTATGCCAACATGGACTTGGACATTGACACCAAAAGAGCTGCGCTGAAAGTCTCAGCATCTGTTGTTAGTTTGGTGTCTCTTACCG GTGGTAAGCCATTTTTTATGGGCTCTGGCACTATTATAGAGTCAGAGGAAGTTGATGGTACACACCTCAGTACCATCCTAACTTCTGCAAGTCTACTCCGATCTACTCCTGAATCAGATGCTTTACCTGGTGATATCAAG ATTGACGTGTACCTATCAGAGGGCAAATTTTTGGAGGGACAAGTGTTCTCGTATGATTTTCACTACAATATTGCAGCTATTAGGATTAAAACAGAGCTAGCTTTACCATCTGCAACCCTTAGGATTTTGGATGATTCCATCTCGGCAGTTCCAAGTGCAATTTCAGAGTCCTTTCAGCTCCGTCCTCACTCAGATGTATTTAACCTTTGTCCTGGTGACATGGTTGTAGCTGTTGGGCGCTACTTCGAGAAGCCCAATGACCTTATGTCTGCTCCGGGTAAATTCAG TCTTGACTGCATCAAGTTTGACTGTAAAGAGCTTTTCAGGACGAATTGCCAAATTTCGAAG TGTGGTATTGGTGGACCCCTTGTCAATCGCTATGGAGAAGTGATAGGAGTCAATTTTTATGATTCTCTATGTACTCCCTTTCTTCCTATCAACATAGTTGTTAAATGCCTAGAGCACTTCAAGATATATGG GAGATTTTGTCGACCTTGGCTTGGAATGGAAATGACTAATCTTCATGCGGGAAGCCTAGGGATATTGGATAAAATTAAACAAAAGTTCCCCAATATCTCCAAAGGTGTTCTTGTTGAAGAG GTTATTGAAGGGTCCCCTGCTGAATGTAGTGGAATATGCAGTGGTGATGTTATCATTCAATGCGGCAACAAAGATGTCCGGAGTTTTTTGGAG TTCTATGGAATGATGTTGGAGCAGACTGGGGAATTTGTGGAGTTGGTTGTGGTACGGGAAACAAGTGGTCAACGTTTGCAGATAACTGTGACGGCTAATGAGACTCGCCCTGATAAATTTTACAG ATGGCCTCTCCCCGAAAAGCGTGAGGTGTGCGTTGGGTGCATTCGGTAG
- the LOC131300372 gene encoding uncharacterized protein LOC131300372: MGIQLLSMLSTHGSLLGVLNVVFGHSEASHTEASAPKDVMNSANTEKDTLKEAAVDIPHVILPSILPFEEIVQNAMMVHAVEQGNSGVLRQVSPVRKSGFSVDIGKDNVMSPKGNTLIMTDVIVSEIVVGSRGLIKSNSSSPKTKAKSSLSNTFDVLESTVHEDGQPVMEMEMDPIPPSPEECSSFAVPVPLVTKKPKGKGKGGGGGGDAPSKSKGTR, from the coding sequence ATGGGGATTCAGCTATTATCAATGTTAAGTACCCATGGAAGCCTTCTAGGTGTTCTAAATGTCGTTTTTGGGCACTCTGAGGCTAGCCACACTGAAGCCAGTGCTCCTAAGGATGTTATGAATTCTGCAAATACTGAGAAAGATACTCTGAAGGAGGCTGCTGTTGATATTCCTCATGTTATTTTGCCATCTATTCTTCCTTTTGAGGAGATTGTTCAGAATGCTATGATGGTCCATGCTGTAGAGCAGGGTAATTCTGGGGTTTTGAGGCAGGTATCTCCTGTAAGGAAATCTGGGTTCTCTGTTGATATTGGGAAGGATAATGTCATGTCTCCTAAAGGTAATACACTCATTATGACAGATGTTATAGTTTCTGAAATTGTTGTTGGAAGCAGGGGGTTGATTAAAAGCAACAGTTCCTCTCCTAAAACTAAGGCTAAGTCCAGCCTTTCTAACACTTTTGATGTCCTCGAATCCACTGTTCATGAGGATGGGCAACCTGTTATGGAAATGGAGATGGATCCCATCCCCCCTTCTCCTGAAGAATGTTCCAGCTTTGCTGTCCCTGTTCCTCTAGTCACTAAGAAGCCtaaaggaaaagggaaaggaggtggtggtggtggtgatgctCCTTCCAAAAGCAAGGGAACGAGATAA